In Synechococcus sp. PCC 6312, one genomic interval encodes:
- the efeB gene encoding iron uptake transporter deferrochelatase/peroxidase subunit, with protein sequence MSKGFTSGPLPLGRRQFLGGMVTLAGVGAMGAFSLNSAQAKTVPSDVIPFLGPHQAGIVTPNVATALVVALDVTARSTQELQKLFQILTQRIEFLTSGGTWPPLEPKYPPTGSGILGPEFSPDYLTVTVGVGASLFDDRYGLAAEKPIHLKPMPNFPNDRLDPQLCHGDLLLQLCSNHNETNIHALRDILKQLAGLVVLRWQISGFQQPDTDPHPHRTTVRNLMGFKDGTANPDPHDQNLMNRLVWVQRNSSEPAWAVGGTYQVVRVIRMFVEFWDRTALEEQEEIFGRSRDSGAPLGYKHEEDIPDYNQDPKGKTILLDAHIRLANPRTPATEANRILRKGFHYSRGVDKAGQLDMGLLFMSFQQDLERGFETVQNRLNGEPLEEYIKPTGGGYFFTLPGVPTKNSYLGQPLLMALA encoded by the coding sequence GTGTCTAAAGGGTTTACCTCTGGGCCATTGCCCTTAGGGCGGCGGCAGTTTCTTGGGGGCATGGTGACTTTGGCTGGGGTGGGCGCAATGGGGGCTTTTTCTCTCAACTCGGCCCAGGCCAAGACCGTCCCCAGTGACGTAATTCCATTTTTAGGCCCCCATCAAGCTGGGATTGTTACGCCAAATGTGGCCACAGCTTTAGTAGTAGCCTTGGATGTCACCGCCCGCTCAACCCAGGAATTGCAAAAATTATTTCAAATTCTCACCCAGCGGATTGAATTTTTAACCTCCGGTGGAACCTGGCCACCCCTAGAGCCGAAATATCCGCCGACTGGATCTGGAATTTTGGGGCCTGAATTTTCGCCAGATTATCTCACGGTTACAGTTGGGGTGGGAGCCTCCCTGTTTGATGATCGCTATGGCCTGGCGGCTGAGAAACCGATTCATCTCAAGCCAATGCCGAATTTCCCCAATGATCGCCTGGATCCTCAGCTTTGCCATGGGGATTTACTCCTGCAACTTTGCTCTAACCATAATGAAACCAATATTCATGCCTTGCGGGATATTTTGAAGCAGTTGGCAGGCCTGGTGGTTCTCCGTTGGCAAATCTCTGGATTTCAACAACCGGACACCGACCCACACCCGCATCGAACGACCGTCCGGAATTTAATGGGCTTTAAGGATGGAACCGCAAATCCAGACCCCCACGATCAAAACCTGATGAACCGCCTGGTTTGGGTGCAACGCAATAGTAGCGAACCGGCCTGGGCTGTGGGGGGAACCTATCAAGTGGTGCGGGTGATTCGGATGTTTGTCGAGTTTTGGGATCGCACCGCCTTGGAAGAGCAGGAAGAAATTTTTGGCCGGTCGCGGGATTCTGGCGCACCCTTAGGCTACAAACACGAAGAGGATATTCCCGATTACAACCAAGACCCCAAAGGCAAGACTATCTTACTGGATGCCCATATTCGCCTGGCTAATCCCCGAACACCGGCAACAGAGGCAAATCGGATTCTGCGGAAAGGCTTTCATTATTCCCGTGGCGTTGATAAAGCCGGCCAGTTGGACATGGGGCTATTGTTTATGTCCTTTCAGCAGGATTTAGAGCGGGGGTTTGAAACGGTGCAAAATCGCCTCAATGGTGAACCCCTGGAGGAATATATCAAACCCACTGGGGGGGGCTACTTTTTTACGTTACCGGGTGTTCCAACTAAAAACAGTTATTTAGGACAGCCGTTATTGATGGCGTTGGCTTGA
- the efeO gene encoding iron uptake system protein EfeO, producing the protein MSRKTKLWLGVGTYVLTGLTPVLQLPLDAALSPVMAQSAPVTVDPCRKGLGGEGGRGVSEGGEGGESGSQSATLNPAIQPQELQQAVDQYKAYVLAETNRLLTDSKVFTERVIAGDLAGAQAMYAPSRLGWERIEPIAESFAEFDRSIDARVDDFKGEDDPEFTGFHRIEMGLFKYNTTKGYAGFAQKLMTDLEGLKTCIVALEIDPRDMVRGTSELIEEVAQGKVTGEEERYSRTDFWAFQANVEGSQKIVEILRPLIQRVNPTILGEIDQDFAAVNQVLAKYALPGGGFKSYDQLTLQDKQRLQADLARLAENLAKLRGVIGV; encoded by the coding sequence ATGTCTCGCAAAACAAAGCTATGGTTGGGAGTTGGAACCTATGTCCTGACGGGGCTAACACCCGTTCTGCAACTGCCCCTAGATGCTGCCCTCTCTCCCGTCATGGCCCAATCAGCCCCAGTCACGGTTGATCCCTGTCGCAAGGGCCTGGGCGGGGAAGGCGGCCGAGGGGTTAGTGAAGGGGGAGAAGGGGGAGAATCTGGCAGTCAGTCAGCTACCCTCAATCCCGCGATTCAGCCCCAAGAATTGCAGCAAGCGGTGGATCAATATAAAGCCTATGTTTTGGCAGAAACCAATCGCCTCCTCACGGATAGCAAGGTCTTTACGGAGCGGGTTATAGCTGGAGACTTAGCCGGAGCCCAGGCCATGTATGCACCTTCTCGTTTGGGGTGGGAACGGATTGAGCCGATTGCTGAGTCCTTTGCTGAGTTTGATCGCTCCATTGATGCGCGGGTAGATGATTTTAAGGGTGAAGATGATCCGGAGTTTACTGGCTTTCACCGGATTGAGATGGGCCTGTTCAAGTACAACACCACCAAAGGCTATGCCGGTTTCGCGCAGAAACTCATGACCGACTTAGAAGGGTTAAAAACCTGTATTGTTGCCCTTGAGATTGACCCCAGAGATATGGTGCGGGGGACATCAGAGCTAATTGAAGAAGTTGCCCAAGGCAAAGTTACCGGCGAAGAAGAACGCTATAGCCGCACCGATTTTTGGGCATTCCAGGCCAATGTGGAAGGCTCACAAAAAATTGTCGAGATTCTCCGGCCGCTGATTCAACGGGTTAACCCAACAATTCTGGGGGAAATTGATCAAGACTTTGCCGCGGTCAATCAGGTTTTAGCCAAATATGCTCTGCCCGGCGGTGGCTTTAAGAGTTATGACCAGTTAACTCTCCAAGATAAACAACGGCTGCAAGCGGATCTAGCGCGGCTGGCAGAAAACTTAGCAAAATTACGGGGGGTTATTGGTGTCTAA